The following are encoded together in the Phragmites australis chromosome 19, lpPhrAust1.1, whole genome shotgun sequence genome:
- the LOC133900575 gene encoding tetrapyrrole-binding protein, chloroplastic-like isoform X2, whose translation MTHNRVAQPGQHTLSGLHTTAPPARFTTNTSTSISFRLFSNTSPSVTTTSTPNSSTPTPVTLAAANTPPAPSLDLLGHQLAVGDYRQADETTRALIIDLAGESARGRGYVFFSEVQFISVEDLRAIDKLWREHSNGKFGYSVQRRLWEKSRRDFTRFFIRIGWMKKLDTEIEQYNYRAFPDEFIWEMKDDTPEGHLPLTNALRGTQLLGNILTHPAFEESQQEEAAEESVTATTTDQSKDGNKGKERPKFMRDFEPDYSF comes from the exons ATGACACACAACAGAGTCGCACAGCCAGGGCAACACACACTCTCAGGTCTCCACACCACAGCACCACCAGCCAG GTTCACTACCAACACCAGCACCAGCATTTCCTTCAGGCTCTTCTCCAACACCTCCCCCTCAGTGACCACAACCTCAACCCCCAACTCATCGACTCCGACTCCAGTCACCCTGGCTGCAGCAAACACGCCGCCTGCCCCCTCCCTAGACCTCCTCGGTCACCAGCTTGCAGTGGGAGATTACCGACAGGCCGACGAGACCACCCGCGCGCTCATCATTGACCTCGCAGGTGAGTCCGCACGGGGTCGAGGGTACGTCTTCTTCTCGGAGGTCCAGTTCATCTCCGTCGAGGACCTCCGTGCCATCGACAAGCTCTGGAGGGAGCACAGCAATGGCAAGTTTGGGTACAGCGTGCAGCGTCGGCTGTGGGAGAAGTCGCGGCGCGACTTCACCCGCTTCTTCATCAGGATTGGCTGGATGAAGAAGCTGGACACTGAAATTGAGCAGTACAACTACAGGGCCTTCCCTGATGAGTTCATATGGGAGATGAAGGATGACACACCAGAGGGTCACCTGCCTCTCACCAATGCCCTCAGGGGGACACAGCTCCTGGGAAATATACTCACACACCCTGCCTTTGAGGAGAGCCAACAAGAGGAAGCAGCAGAGGAGAGTGTCACAGCTACTACCACTGATCAGAGCAAAGATGGTAACAAAGGGAAGGAGAGACCGAAGTTTATGAGAGATTTCGAGCCTGACTACTCCTTTTGA
- the LOC133900575 gene encoding tetrapyrrole-binding protein, chloroplastic-like isoform X1, whose product MANASLQSFLLPQHHSFLGTGIHDSSPSVVLRFTTNTSTSISFRLFSNTSPSVTTTSTPNSSTPTPVTLAAANTPPAPSLDLLGHQLAVGDYRQADETTRALIIDLAGESARGRGYVFFSEVQFISVEDLRAIDKLWREHSNGKFGYSVQRRLWEKSRRDFTRFFIRIGWMKKLDTEIEQYNYRAFPDEFIWEMKDDTPEGHLPLTNALRGTQLLGNILTHPAFEESQQEEAAEESVTATTTDQSKDGNKGKERPKFMRDFEPDYSF is encoded by the coding sequence ATGGCAAATGCTTCTCTCCAgtcctttcttcttccccaaCACCATTCTTTCCTCGGAACCGGCATCCATGACAGCTCCCCTTCTGTTGTGCTCAGGTTCACTACCAACACCAGCACCAGCATTTCCTTCAGGCTCTTCTCCAACACCTCCCCCTCAGTGACCACAACCTCAACCCCCAACTCATCGACTCCGACTCCAGTCACCCTGGCTGCAGCAAACACGCCGCCTGCCCCCTCCCTAGACCTCCTCGGTCACCAGCTTGCAGTGGGAGATTACCGACAGGCCGACGAGACCACCCGCGCGCTCATCATTGACCTCGCAGGTGAGTCCGCACGGGGTCGAGGGTACGTCTTCTTCTCGGAGGTCCAGTTCATCTCCGTCGAGGACCTCCGTGCCATCGACAAGCTCTGGAGGGAGCACAGCAATGGCAAGTTTGGGTACAGCGTGCAGCGTCGGCTGTGGGAGAAGTCGCGGCGCGACTTCACCCGCTTCTTCATCAGGATTGGCTGGATGAAGAAGCTGGACACTGAAATTGAGCAGTACAACTACAGGGCCTTCCCTGATGAGTTCATATGGGAGATGAAGGATGACACACCAGAGGGTCACCTGCCTCTCACCAATGCCCTCAGGGGGACACAGCTCCTGGGAAATATACTCACACACCCTGCCTTTGAGGAGAGCCAACAAGAGGAAGCAGCAGAGGAGAGTGTCACAGCTACTACCACTGATCAGAGCAAAGATGGTAACAAAGGGAAGGAGAGACCGAAGTTTATGAGAGATTTCGAGCCTGACTACTCCTTTTGA